One Chanodichthys erythropterus isolate Z2021 chromosome 22, ASM2448905v1, whole genome shotgun sequence DNA window includes the following coding sequences:
- the LOC137012699 gene encoding uncharacterized protein, translated as MADFDLNNFVSAPTVEQLDKCRKDDLLVVAAHFNIKVSKQQLKREIKKVVVCGLRELGVLKLADSSEQRPGSDGGASWIGEEEASEIAEAEGSDAKAVLPPFDPFSPPVIGTGGDSRLKYRLAVQVEERERAAERKAQLDLQLQVRRMEIEADMQIRLRELELKAARDVAVSPVPLVSTAQPTQTAAVTTGANTASNTLDVSKHISLVPQFRESEVDSYFNVFERIASALNWPRDVWPLLLQCKLTGKAQEVCAALTLEDSLNYDVVKTTILRAYELVPEAYRQRFRTHKKSTSQTFVEFAREKGMLFDKWCTSNKVSDFQALRELILLEEFKGCIPDRVVVYLNEQKVTSLSQASVLADEFALTHKSIFAPVRTDKVLFSSVTSKDQSRSKNVPKPKEDRECFYCHKSGHLIADCIVLKRKQQSNTSKSVAFVKPVDIVNCKFGGELDVGYQPFVMKGLVSVSDQSSDQVKVTMLRDTGAMQSFIVAGALPLSEQTFCGTHVLVRGFEMNIMKVPLHQIYLKSDLFTGFVKIGVRDSLPVHGVSFILGNDIAGGKVAPLLEVCDKPVLSEYTDELSEKFPEVFPVCAVTRAQARKFADADDLSSTFMSPIIINDTLPVEEGKSADQALILQSDEVKLTMTREKMITAQKEDCSLRKCFSSVVPLEMAKERKAAYFIENGLLMRWWCADVACDSEWTSVHQIVIPVCYRQIVLSLAHDHDLSGHLGVKKTYHRILKHFFWPRMKADVTKFCKTCQTCQFSGKPNQVIPRAPLVPIPVIGEPFEHVIVDCVGPLPKSKSGNQYLLTIMCVATRFPEAIPLRKITAPVISNALVRFFSMFGLPKVVQSDQGTNFLSRIFGQVLTTLNVSHQTSSAFHPESQGALERFHQTLKAMLRRYCMDTGKDWDEGIPLLLFAVREAVQDSLGFSPADLVFGHTVRGPLKMLKEDLLSCEPSTKIPVLDYVSKFRERLHKACSTAKESLLSAQVAMKRQFDRKTVQRHFKEGDQVLVLLPVVGSVLSARFSGPYEVIKKLSNTDYLIRTPERRKKSRVCHVNMLKEYHVRGSSQAVEKVDELITSAALICEVADVPTQDNDGVLVRHTYQQCVRLKNSEMLSNLTSHLSHLPDCQRNDVEILIHDFSLLFQDVPSRTTVLQHDIDVGHAVPIKQRAYRVNAVKRSAMKAEVEYLRENGLAKQSFSPWSSPCLLVTKSDGSARFCTDYRKVNSVTVPDSFPLPLMEDCVDNLGSAKFVSKLDLLKGYWQVPLTARASDISAFVTQDDFMQYCVMAFGMRNAPATFQRLINIVLAGVRNCNAYLDDLVIYSSSWSAHVATLREVFERLRNASLTLNLSKCEFGQATVTYLGREVGQGQVRPIEAKVAAIAEFPVPTTRKELRRFLGMAGYYRNFCKNFSTVASPLTSLLSPSRTFIWSNDCQNAFDNIKVLLCSTPVLTAPDVGKDFKLEIDASSVGAGAVLVQEDANG; from the exons ATGGCTGACTTTGATTTGAATAACTTTGTGAGTGCACCAACTGTCGAACAGCTAGATAAATGTCGTAAGGACGATTTATTAGTCGTTGCGGcgcattttaacattaaagtttCGAAACAGCAGCTTAAGCGTGAAATCAAAAAGGTTGTAGTGTGTGGCTTGAGGGAACTGGGTGTGCTTAAACTGGCTGATAGTTCAGAGCAGAGACCAGGTTCTGATGGTGGCGCTTCGTGGATTGGTGAGGAGGAAGCGAGTGAAATTGCTGAGGCGGAGGGTTCCGATGCCAAAGCTGTTTTGCCGCCCTTCGATCCTTTTTCTCCACCCGTGATTGGGACTGGAGGTGACTCGCGGCTCAAGTATCGCTTGGCAGTCCAAGTGGAAGAGCGCGAGAGGGCAGCGGAGCGTAAGGCCCAGCTGGATCTGCAGCTCCAAGTTCGCCGTATGGAAATAGAGGCGGACATGCAAATCAGATTGCGGGAGTTGGAACTGAAAGCAGCCAGAGATGTCGCAGTTTCTCCGGTGCCGCTTGTGTCTACTGCTCAACCTACGCAGACTGCTGCTGTTACGACTGGTGCGAATACGGCGAGTAATACGCTGGATGTGAGTAAACACATTTCTCTTGTTCCACAGTTTAGAGAGTCAGAAGTTGATTCATACTTTAATGTATTCGAACGAATTGCGTCTGCTTTAAATTGGCCTAGAGATGTGTGGCCTTTGCTGCTGCAGTGCAAGCTAACGGGAAAAGCTCAGGAAGTGTGTGCTGCTTTAACATTAGAAGATAGTTTAAATTATGATGTTGTCAAAACAACAATTTTGAGAGCTTACGAACTCGTACCTGAAGCGTACAGGCAGCGTTTTAGAACCCATAAAAAGAGCACGAGTCAAACGTTCGTAGAATTTGCTAGAGAAAAAGGTATGTTGTTTGACAAGTGGTGCACTTCAAACAAAGTTTCGGATTTCCAGGCACTTCGTGAGTTAATTTTGTTGGAGGAGTTCAAAGGTTGTATCCCTGATCGTGTTGTTGTTTACCTAAACGAACAAAAGGTAACATCGTTGTCTCAGGCATCTGTTCTAGCTGATGAGTTTGCGTTGACGCATAAGAGCATTTTTGCTCCCGTTCGTACTGACAAAGTTTTATTTAGTTCCGTTACTTCGAAAGATCAGTCGCGTTCGAAAAATGTTCCAAAGCCTAAGGAAGACCGAGAGTGTTTTTACTGTCATAAGTCGGGTCATCTCATTGCTGATTGCATTGTTTTAAAGCGCAAACAGCAAAGTAACACTTCTAAAAGTGTTGCTTTTGTGAAGCCTGTTGATATTGTTAATTGTAAGTTCGGTGGGGAGTTAGATGTTGGGTATCAACCTTTCGTTATGAAAGGATTAGTATCTGTCAGTGATCAGTCTTCGGATCAGGTAAAAGTGACTATGTTGCGTGACACGGGCGCGATGCAGTCCTTTATAGTGGCTGGTGCACTGCCGCTCTCAGAACAGACTTTCTGTGGTACCCATGTGTTAGTGCGAGGCTTTGAAATGAATATTATGAAAGTTCCTTTGCATCAGATTTATCTGAAGTCTGATTTGTTTACGGGGTTTGTTAAAATCGGCGTGCGTGACAGTCTCCCTGTGCATGGAGTAAGTTTCATCCTGGGTAACGACATCGCAGGTGGAAAAGTCGCGCCGCTGTTAGAGGTTTGTGATAAGCCTGTTCTGTCTGAGTATACTGACGAGTTGTCCGAGAAGTTTCCTGAAGTTTTTCCTGTTTGTGCCGTGACGCGAGCGCAGGCTCGTAAATTTGCTGATGCAGATGACTTGTCTTCTACGTTTATGTCACCTATTATTATAAATGACACTTTGCCAGTTGAAGAGGGTAAGTCAGCGGATCAAGCGCTTATTTTGCAGTCAGACGAGGTGAAATTGACAATGACTCGTGAAAAAATGATTACAGCTCAGAAAGAAGATTGTTCCTTGCGGAAATGCTTTTCCTCTGTTGTTCCTTTGGAAATGGCCAAGGAGAGGAAAGCCGCTTACTTTATCGAGAACGGGTTGCTGATGCGTTGGTGGTGTGCAGATGTTGCGTGCGATAGTGAGTGGACTTCTGTACATCAAATTGTCATTCCTGTATGTTACAGACAGATTGTACTCTCTCTAGCTCATGATCATGATTTGTCTGGACATTTGGGCGTTAAGAAAACGTATCATCGaattttgaaacatttcttttggCCCCGAATGAAGGCTGATGTAACGAAATTCTGTAAAACTTGCCAGACTTGTCAGTTTTCAGGTAAGCCAAATCAGGTGATTCCGCGTGCACCGCTTGTTCCTATACCAGTGATTGGGGAACCGTTCGAGCATGTTATTGTTGACTGTGTTGGACCGTTGCCTAAGTCTAAGAGTGGTAACCAATACTTGTTAACAATAATGTGTGTTGCGACGCGCTTTCCAGAAGCTATTCCGCTTAGGAAGATTACAGCGCCAGTGATTAGTAATGCACTTGTAAGATTCTTTTCTATGTTTGGCCTTCCGAAAGTGGTTCAATCCGATCAAGGTACtaactttttgtcaagaatCTTTGGACAGGTGTTGACGACCTTAAACGTTTCTCATCAAACTTCAAGCGCTTTTCACCCAGAAAGCCAAGGAGCTTTGGAACGGTTTCACCAGACGTTAAAAGCGATGTTGCGACGTTATTGCATGGATACGGGTAAGGACTGGGACGAGGGCATACCTCTACTCTTGTTCGCTGTCAGAGAAGCAGTACAAGACAGTTTGGGATTTAGTCCTGCCGACCTTGTATTTGGTCATACGGTGAGGGGTCCTTTAAAGATGCTTAAAGAAGATCTGTTATCCTGTGAGCCTAGTACTAAAATTCCTGTGCTTGACTATGTAAGCAAATTTCGTGAGCGATTGCATAAGGCTTGTTCAACGGCAAAAGAGTCATTGTTGAGTGCGCAGGTGGCTATGAAACGTCAGTTCGATCGTAAAACGGTTCAGCGTCATTTTAAGGAGGGAGATCAAGTGCTGGTTTTATTGCCAGTTGTGGGTTCTGTTCTGTCTGCACGATTTTCGGGTCCATATGAAGTGATTAAAAAATTGAGTAACACTGATTATTTGATCCGAACTCCTGAGCGTAGAAAGAAATCTCGTGTATGTCATGTGAATATGCTGAAGGAGTATCATGTCAGAGGGTCGTCACAAGCTGTTGAGAAGGTGGATGAGCTTATTACCTCTGCCGCTCTTATATGTGAGGTGGCTGATGTCCCTACTCAAGATAATGATGGAGTGTTAGTACGCCACACATATCAGCAGTGTGTTAGGCTGAAGAACTCTGAAATGTTGAGCAATTTGACTTCTCATCTGTCCCATTTACCTGATTGCCAGAGAAATGAtgttgaaatattaattcacGATTTCTCCTTGTTATTTCAGGATGTTCCGTCTCGAACTACAGTCTTACAACATGATATTGATGTAGGTCATGCCGTTCCTATCAAGCAACGAGCTTATAGGGTTAACGCTGTTAAACGTTCTGCGATGAAAGCTGAAGTCGAGTATTTACGCGAAAACGGTCTCGCCAAGCAGAGTTTTAGTCCGTGGAGTTCTCCATGTCTACTGGTGACAAAAAGTGACGGATCCGCCAGGTTTTGCACGGACTATCGCAAGGTAAATTCAGTTACTGTTCCCGATAGTTTTCCGTTACCCCTTATGGAAGATTGTGTAGACAATCTGGGGTCTGCTAAATTCGTCAGTAAACTAGATTTGCTGAAAGGTTACTGGCAAGTACCATTGACGGCTCGAGCGTCAGATATTTCTGCTTTTGTGACTCAGGACGATTTCATGCAATACTGCGTTATGGCTTTCGGCATGCGCAACGCACCAGCTACGTTCCAGAGGCTCATTAATATTGTGCTTGCTGGTGTTCGAAACTGCAATGCATATCTGGACGATCTTGTGATTTATTCATCTAGCTGGTCCGCACATGTTGCAACGTTAAGAGAGGTGTTTGAACGCCTTCGGAATGCCTCGCTGACATTAAACCTTTCTAAATGTGAATTTGGTCAAGCTACAGTGACGTACCTGGGCAGAGAAGTAGGTCAAGGGCAGGTAAGACCTATAGAAGCCAAGGTCGCTGCGATTGCAGAATTTCCGGTTCCGACCACGCGAAAAGAACTTCGTAGATTTCTGGGGATGGCCGGTTATTATCGGAATTTTTGTAAAAACTTCTCCACTGTGGCCAGTCCGCTAACTTCACTCCTCAGCCCGTCACGTACTTTTATTTGGAGTAATGACTGTCAAAATGCTTTTGATAACATCAAAGTTTTATTATGCAGTACGCCTGTTTTGACAGCTCCTGATGTGGGAAAGGACTTCAAGCTGGAGATCGATGCAAGCTCGGTCGGTGCGGGTGCAGTGCTTGTACAGGAGGACGCAAATG GTTGA